The Peromyscus leucopus breed LL Stock chromosome 10, UCI_PerLeu_2.1, whole genome shotgun sequence genome segment ATGGTTGTGCCAATGTTATTAGGGGTTGTGTAAATGTCAAGTTTTTATCTCCATCAATGCCCCataatgacttttttcttttcttttctttttggtaagtGGTCTCATTtgttctgtagagcaggctggccttggactcagagatttAGGGATTCATCTACAAGACTGTCCTCCCTTTTCTTGCCCCTCCCCATCAGCATCATTTGTCTTTCTAGATAGGGCCACTTTTCCCAtatcataaataaacaaatgacttTATGTctataaaatctaggaaccatAATGACTTATTTTACTAACAAATTTCCTGTGGTTACTAATGGGCTTTAATTGGACCTCATAGTTTAATTTTGCCTTTTTGTGAGATTTTTGAGATTTCTTCATTAACTAACTGCCCTGAGTATCTTTTCATGTCTTTGGCATCTCCTTTTTCTCTGCCGAGTCTTACCTTTCCTTGAAAGAATTTTTAGAGTATCTGATATGTTCTATAAATTAATCctttgttgctctttaaaaatattttattgtatttaatagtgtgtgtttgtatctgtggctaggtatgtgtgtatgtctcatTACTTTGTAGAACTGCATCTGCTtatgcgtgtgcgtgcgcatgcacacacacacacacacacacacacacacacacacacacacacacggtctcaGCCTGGTGGTAgtgttacacacctttaatcccagcactcaagaggcagagacaggcacatctttctgaatttgaggccagcttggtctacagagtgagttccaggacagcccaaacacagagaaaccctgtctcaggaaaaaccaaaaaaaaaaaaggggggggggcgggcagagGCTCACTTAGcttaggctagcctcagacttggtATGTAGCTGGgtatgtccttgaacttctgatcctcctgcccataCCCctggagtgctagggttacagatgggTTCACATGGCCCAGTTTATCACGAACCCTTTTTTATTCTAAAGGGTCATATTTTGGATAATTTCCCTCAAAATTCTTTATCATGGAATCCATTCTACATGCTGGTCTTGTGGCCATTGTAGAAGCATGGATTCTGTTCACTTGACTTATTTGTGTGTTCTTGGGCCTTCAATACACTGTTTCATTGTTTCAGGTACATTTATATAACTTAATCTTGTTAGCATAATTGACATATTAATGTAAGTTAAGAAGGTCACACGTGGTTTAAGTTtgttattttagatttttgtgaTACTGGGGATTAAACCAAGGACTCTCCACATGACAGCAAGCCTCCTCCCTCTGAACTATACCCAGTCCTGAGACTATTTTAAAGCAGGCAGtcttctggcttttgtttgtgcgtctttattttattttatttgtggcaGGCTCTACTGTAGCCACAGCTGGTCTCCAGCTTGTAGCCAGCGATAAATTTGGACTTTTAAttctcctgttcccacctcctgagtgctgggattacagacatgttccaccatgcctggcccatgcATTgccggggatcaaacccaggcaggGCTTTGTGCaggccaggcaaacactctaccaattaAGCTGTAGCCGCAGCTGGCGTCTTAATTCCTTGCACACATCAGTACATTTCTAGATGTAGCTACTGATATGGAACGTTCTCTAGTTTGATGGCAGCCTCCTTCGAGCATTACCTCTCTGTGTCCCTGCTTGCCTGTTGGCGGCGGTGACCTTCTTTCACGCTGCTCCTcgtggcagggcagtggtggctcactttAGAgggttctctttcttcttcagtgCTGTTTGTAGCTCGTGTAGCTTGGGTGGTTTTGAATGTTTTATGAGGTACGATGTGGTAATAATTGGGTGCATACCCTTGAAAGCCTGTTAATTATAGATGTCTCTTTATGACTGGGGGAACAGCATCCATTTCAGCTCGGTTTGCTCCAGGTTTCCCCCGCTCCAGTGTGTTCTCAGTTCACAGGGtctcctttctccattttatatcaCACAGAATActacatacattattttatttgataagtAAGCTTTTGCATTCCAGGACAAAGTACAATGTACATTgcttgggtatatatatatatatatatatatatatatatatatgtatgtatgtatgtatatgtatatatatatataatttatttagtgATCtccaatttttatatatatatgttggagatcactaaataaataaatttgatctTGCTGAATATTGCATTACAGAAcactataggccaaagatggtgGTGTCCTTTCCCATCTGTTCTAGAATTATAGGTCATAGTTTTTGTTCAGTTGTTTGATTGTTTGAGAtatggtcttactgtgtagctctggctgtcctggaactcagtatgtagcccaggctggcctcaaactcagagatctgcctgcctctgcctaccaagtgctgggattagaggcttgtgCCTCCACTCCTGgccctatttttttcttttgaaataggatctcatgtagcccaggctgtcctcaaactcccgATGTATccgaagatgaccttgaacttttggtcctTCCGCCTCCATTGCTGGAAAGGTGGGGCTAAAAGTGGGCGCCGTCCTGCCAGTTAGTGCCGTGCTGGGTGTGAACACAGGGCTCCACCCACAGGGCTcttcccacagggctcctcccacAGGGCTCTACCCACCGAGTTACACCAGCCCCTGCCAGTTGGTGCCGTGCTGGGTGTGAACACAGGGCTCCACCCACAGGGCTTTACCCACCGAGTTACACCAACCCGTCTGTACTTCTTAAGGTAATATAAGGGAgagtttcagtttttatttaattactgaCAATGACGAAGCTTGTATTAAGCATGATAAAATTCTAACAGTGAATGTTCTGACTCCAGAACCTGCTTAGACAGATAAAGGCAGTCCCTCTGTTAGAACTGTTCTCCCCACTCATGTGCTTTAAACCGGATTTATTATCTGTTTGGCTGAGTGATTATGATGACCCTTAGCACTTGTGGAGGACTTCATCAACATCGGTATTCCCATTTCGTGTTCAGATTCCTCTCTGCTGCCCTCATCAGCCGCCAGACCCACCTTCCCTACTAACCATTaaatctcatttccttctctaccTTATTCTCAGCTCTTGTGTACCTGACATTGTGTTAAGTTTGGAGTATAAAATAGAGAATCGAAAAGCACCTGAACTCAGAGAACAGGAACAGGCACATAAGCCACTATCTAGAATTTAGCTCACAAGATAGACACATGCACCAGTGACCAGACTGAAGAGCTTAAGACACACGTGTGACAAGAATGCACTGTGACAGGTGACGGAGAACAGGACACCGTGACAGAGGACAGGACACCATGACAGGTGACAGAGAACAGGACACCATGACGGGGGACAGAGAACAGGACACCATGATGGGTGACAGAGGACAGGACACTGTGACAGAGGACAGGACACCATGACAGGTGACAGAGAACAGGACACCATGACAGGTGACAGAGAACAGGACACCATGATGGGTGACAGAGGACAGGACACCATGATGGGTGACAGAGGACAGGACACCATGACAGGTGACAGGGAACAGGACACCATGACGGGGGACAGAGAACAGGACACCATGACGGGTGACAGAGGACAGGACACCATGACGGGTGACAGAGAACAGGACACCATGACAGGTGACGGAGAACAGGACACTatgacaggtgacagaggacaggaCACCATGATGGGTGACAGAGAACAGGACACCATGACGGGGGACAGAGAACAGGACACCATGACGGGGGACAGAGAACAGGACACCATGACGGGTGACAGAGGACAGGACACCATGACAGGTGACAGAGAACAGGACACCATGATGGGTGACAGAGGACAGGACACCATGATGGGTGACAGAGAACAGGACACCATGACGAGTGACAGAGGACAGGACACCGTGACGGGTGACAGAGAACAGGACACCATGACAGGTGACGGAGAACAGGACACCATGTcaggtgacagaggacaggaCACCATGACGGGGGACAGAGAACAGGACACCATGACGGGTGACAGAGGACAGGACACCATGACAGGTGACAGAGAACAGGACACCATGACGGGTGACAGAGAACAGGACACCGTGATAGGTGACAGAGGACAGGACACCGTGATAGGTGACAGAGGACAGGACACCATGACGGGGGACAGAGAACAGGACACCATGACGGGGGACAGAGAACAGGACACCATGACGGGTGACAGAGAACAGGACACCATGACGGGTGACAGAGGACAGGACACCATGACGGGTGACAGAGAACAGGACACCATGACGGGGGACAGAGAACAGGACACCGTGACGGGTGACAGAGAACAGGACACCATGACGGGTGACAGAGAACAGGACACCGTGACGGGTGACAGAGAACAGGACACCATGACGGGTGACAGAGAACAGGACACCATGATGGGTGACAGAGAACAGGACACCATGACGGGTGACAGAGGACAGGACACCATGATGGGTGACAGAGAACAGGACACCATGACGGGTGACAGAGGACAGGACACTGTGACGGGGGACAGAGAACAGGACACCATGATAGGTGACAAAGAACAGGACACCATGACAGGTGACAGGACAGGACACCATGACAGGTGATGGAGAACAGGACACTATGACAGGTGATGGAGAACAGGACACCATGATGGGTGACAGAGGACAGGACACCgtgacaggtgacagaggacaggaCACCGTGACGGGTGACGGAGGACAGGACACCatgacaggtgacagaggacaggaCACCATGATGggtgacagagaacagaacacaaagaaactgaTTTTGTGCGTTCCTGTTTGTGAGGAGAATCCCTCAAAGAGGCGATTTGGTGTTTAGTGCTAACGTTAGTTCCCAGGCTGAACAGGACAGAGCTGTCCTGATGGAGCAGCCGTAGTTTAGAGATACAGACCCCGGTGTGACACAGCAGTGACTGGGATGAGACGGGCGTGCTGAGGAGGGCAGAGAGGCTCTGCGTTGGTGCCTAGGGTCCTCCATGCCGTTCTGGAAGTGTGGGATTCGTCCCAACAGTGTTGTGGAATCTCGGaccttaaagaaatgctcagtttatttttttaaggtgtgGGACCGAAGCAGAGGTCCAGGGGCGCTGCAGTGGTCCAAGGTGATGCAGCAGAGATAATGTGGTCTTCAGCTGAAGTGatgggaacagaaaggaaaggacagacgGGAGAAATATTTAGGAGAAAGAATTGATTTCTGGTTAGGTAGAaaatgggagaggaggaaggaaggaagaggagcaaaGAGAGTTTTCTGATTGGAAGCTGTCCCTGAGGTGTCATTAGTGAGGACAGAAAACCAAAGGAGGACACGTTGGGAGAGCATGGTGAGTTTGTTTAAAACCCCTTTACACGTATTTATTGAGTGGCTGGGGGGTAGGGGTCTCGTGTTCCACGGCGTCTATGTGGAGGTCGAGGGACAGCTTGCAGGTGTTCTCTTCCGTCTTCTGTGTGCCAGGGGGCCTGTACTCGGGTCATCCGACTTGGCAGCATGTGGCCTTACTTACTGAGGCTTCCCCTCCCTGTTTGACATGAAGCTGGGGTGTCTGTAGGGCACTGAGAAGTGTGGGCCCTGGGAAGAATGTGAAGACGGGCCAGGTACCCATGGCTGGAACAGACCGGCATAGCCACAACGTAATTGACATCCTCCAGGCACGGCCAAAGGATCAAAGAGTAAGTGAACAAACAGAGAGCACTTAGTCATATAATCCTGCAGTAACCTCCGTGAAAGAATTACTTACTGTCCTGTCCGTACATGGTGTCTGAAGCTCGGTAAGCAGCCAGGTCACCCAGGTTGTGAGTAGGGGAGCAGCTAGCTGCTGGGTCATCAGGGGACATGACAACATCATTGGTGAAGAGAATAGAGGTGACTAGACTTGGTCATGTATTTAGTTGGTCGTTAGAAGAGTTACCTGTAAAGTTAACTCAGGTGAAGACAAGAGGAGATGAGAAGCAGGGTGGagggagcagtgtgtgtgtgtacatgcccatCCTTGTTTGTGAAGCACATGATGATGACTGctacttttttccccttttggtttttttgaagcAGGAGCTCAGTATGTATTTTTGGacggcctagaactcacttgtagaccaggctaggtctaactcacagagatgtgcttgcctctgcctcctgagagctgggattaaaagcatgggtgGTTAACATTTATGGTAGATTGGTTGATTGAGAAACGTGATTAAGGGTAGGAGAGGGGATAATTTACAGAAAAAGTTTGAGGTATACTGGGGGCATGCTCAGTAGCATTTGGTGGGGTTATcctagaaggaagtcaggacagccaTTCTCTAGAGAGAGTATAAAGGCTCCATGTGGATGTAGGTGAATGTGCAGGTGGGTGGGGAAGGAAGCTGTGAAATCCACTCCTGCGGCTGGGAGAGTATTAGCAAGGGAACAGATGAAGTCTGCTGCCAGAGGCCTTGAGACAGACATTCAGAAGTGACCTCAGGAAAAGGAGCCGCTGGGTCAGGGAGGATCAAGAGTTgtgcatttgttttattatatttacttattctgtgtgtgttgtggagcacttgtggaggtcaggacacAACTTGAGGGAGCTGGTTCTCCCCACCCTCCATGTGTCTCTCCGTCGAGGTCTTCAGACTTGGCGGTAATTGCCTCTACCCACAGGGCCATCTTGTCCACCCAAGTAGTCCGTTCTTTAAGGTCCTGTCAGTTCTGTGAAGTTGGCTTTCCTGGATGACGGCGTGTTATGATAACATGTGaacttctgaacagaacactgtggCCTTGCCTGAGCGTCAAGTTTAGTGACGTGGAGGAACCTAAGGTGGACCAAGAAGATGGGGAGCCAAAGACCGAATGTTAAGGAATTTGAGTGCTAGCTGCAGGGAAATCACTCACATCATGAGGCTTCAGTTTTCCTGTCTGGTGGTGGAGGAAGTTAGATTTTATGTCTTCTCGTCTCATAGCTCTCTGGAGTCCGGGGAAACTTGCAcaccattagaaaaaaaaaaactaatggatCAGAGCAAATCAAGCCCCTGCTCACAGAAGCTCTTAGGCTCCTGTCCTTAGGGGGTTGGCAGCTTAAGATCAGGTCAGCTGTGGGATAATTTGTGGCCCTGGACGTCAGCTGGGGAGAGGTCACAGCCAGGAAAGGAGACGGAGAGGAGGGTGAAGCTGTGGCTGTCTGTGCCCGTCTTGTGTGACatggctcactctgtagccatcTTTTAAGAATGGAGCTAACCCCAGGGGTGGGGCTGGTATTAGGGGGTGAGTCCAGGTCAGGTAAGTGGCTGTGGAGATTACTGTAATAACTTAACAAGCTACAAAGGTGACAGGACACTCTCTTGACAATTAAGCCTCTAATCTTTAGGCTGTCAGAGGTCCCAGAAACCTgggtccccgtcccccccccacgTTCCACTGTTAGACAACTGAGTGCCTGGAAAATTCTTCACAGGAAGAAACAGGGTGTAACAGACTTAGTGAAATGTTTTTCCAAAATTCACTCTTTTAAGGCTGGGGATACTATTCTGTCTCCACTCCAGTTATCTAGAGTCTGAAACTCTTATTTGCCCCCCGTAATTAAATATTCTTCAAAGTGAGGCATAgtctaaaaatgaaaaccatttcATCTTGAACTTAAATTGTCGTCTCTAAATGTGTTCTCCCATTTCCTGAGAAACAGCAGGAAGGAGATGCTTTCTCTAAATAAACCAAGCAGCCTGAGTGTGAACTCAGGGCAGTGGGGATCAAAGACTCCAGCGTGGTCACCCAAGGGGAGTTTTCCAGTCCTTTCTATAACCTCAGAAAGACAAGTCTAATGCTAGTGCTCTTGTTTATCTATTGGTTTGGCATGAAgcatgagaatgtgtgtgtaacTTGGGAGCATGCCTTGAGTGTGCTTGAGATGGTCTTGGCATCATTGGCTGTCTCCGTCCTGGAATCTGTTCCTAAGATGTAATTGATGAGGGTGGCATACCTCAGTGGGGAAATATCCTTCTTAGCCATGGCATTTAAGAACAGACCACCATCTGAGTTCCTGCGTGGCGGTGGTTTGACTAAGAACGGTCCCCATGGACTCatttggatgcttggtccccGGGTTGTAGAAACCTTTGATAGGactggaaggattaggagggatGGTGGTGTTGGAAGAAGTAGTTCACTAGGGgtggacttggaggtttcaaCAGCCCATGCTAGGCGCAGTCCCGCCCCCTCGTGCTTTCTGTCTCttggtctctgtctgtctgcggGATGAGAACgcagctctcagctcctccttCAGCACCACGCCTGCcgctgtgctccctgccatgacagtcACCCGAAACCGTCAGCCAGCCCCTGATTAAATACCCTTTTACAAGAgctgctttggccatggtgtctctccatGGGAACAGAACAGCAACTAAGACCTGGCTCTCTTTGAACTTAAACTCTGTATAGCCCAGTAAACTGTTTTCATGGCCGTTCCAGGAGGAAACTGTTAGCAGCTTAAACCCTCAGCTCCACTGAAAAATGGAGTTGGTGACAGTAATTATAGATGAgtctgtatgtatatttatttatctttagaTAAGAATAGGGTGTTTATTAATACTCATTTCCAGAGACAAGATTTCGTGATCACTATCATTCGTCTCATAATGTGTGGTGCTGTTCTGTCCGTGGTGTGCAGCAGGTCAGACAGTTTGTACTGGGAATATTGCGTATAATTGGCACCTTTGTACAATTATCTGAAGAGACTAAATTCCCGCCTTGCGTTGTCTCTCAAGAAAGGATAGAGAGAGCAGGATGCAGCTCAGCACCTGGGTGGCGTGCATGAGGCTCCTGGGTGGCATGCACGAGGCTCTGGTCCATCCCTAGCCTGGAAAGCAAAGGAGAAGAAAGGTAACAGCAGAGAtcaaagcagccagggctctcgtccatttctcattctctttctttttgaccCAAGTCTTTCTATTTAGTATGCTTCTTGTGGACCGAGTTTTTTCCTACTTGACCAGCACcatatgtatgtaagtatattCAAGTCGTTCACATCCAGTGGGATCAGTGGTGAAGGGTTAGCACTTACCGTGTTTGCGATTGCTCTCCAGCTGTTGCTTTTGATGTTGGCTACCCCTCTTCTGCcttaggtgtttttgtttgtttgtttatttgttttgtcgtTTCTCACTGTGTTGTTCAGACAGGCCTCCAGCTCACTCACAGTCCTtcgttctctctgcctctgggattacaAACGCGTATTGCcatactttcttttaaaagtgttgAGTGATGGCCTTAGAGTTTTTGATTGCGCCCCAcctcaattttattattattattatttattattattatttattattattattattagtgacTTGCACAGCTTTAGGGTTGACCTGCCTGGGACAAGGGAAATGATGATACAGGATCATCATATAAATAATGATACAGGAAATAATGATACAGGATTTCGTGATACAGGAAAGCTGGGATCCCGTGGGCCGTGCATTCTGACGGAGACTTACCGGCATGTTGGAAACTCAGCAGCTTTATTAAGTAAGCTGATGGAGGATCGGTTACCTCGTCTCAGTAGGGTTCCTGTAGGGAGCCATCGTAAGCTGTCGTCatgctggaggaggaagctgtggttgatgTTTTCTGCACATGCTGTCAGCATCCATAGTTGGACCAGGGGAAGGCCTTGCAGTTCCACTGAGCCTGACTAAGGGAAGAGCTTGTTCCCATAGGTTTGAGGCCTTAGGGTCTTTGACATGGCCATACTCATGTTGTGAGTGTTGATTCTTTttctaattctccttctcctcctcctcctccgcctcctccttctcctcctccttattcttctggtttttcaagacagggtttctccgtgtagttttcgtgcctgtcctggatctcgctctgtagaccaggctggcctcaaactcacagagatccgcctgctctgcctccctagtgctgggattaaagacgtgtgccaccaccaccaccaccacctggtgtgaATGTTGATTCTTTTAGGGGCACGTGCATtcagtgcgtgtgtgtgtgtgtgtgtgtgtgtgtgtgtgtgtgtgtgtgtgtgtgtttgtacattaCTCATGAATGTCATGGAGCTTGTATGGAGTTCGGGGGTAATCCTGTAGGTCAGTTCTCCTCTTACACCTTCACACAGGATCTGGGAGTCAAAATCAGATCGTCAGGCCTAGACAGCAAGTGCTTGCTTTCCCCACTAAACCATCTCGCTGGCCCCCAACTTCTGAGTTTCAAAGGGAAAGATAACTACCCATATGTGATACGCACAGAATAGAGTTTAGAAGGGATATCCATGAACACATTAAGAGTAGTCATTGCTCAGTGGTAAAATTATAGATGACTTTTAGAAAGACTtgcttttaattgtgtgtgtgtttgtgcatgtgcatgtgagtgctggtgtccttggaggtcagaggtgtcgGAACCTCAGGAGCTGAAGTCATaggtaattgtgagctgccccaaatgggtgctgggaactgagtcctgTTCCTTGGCCAGAGCAATATGCTCTCTTAAGAGCTGAGTCTTCTCTCGGGCCCTATGgatcatttttgcttttttttttaatatagcttTCTGTATTATCTGAGCTTTAAAAATACCCAGCTATTACATTTATTGTCAAAATGAACCCAGTTCTCTTCATCTTGAAGAGAAGAGGTAAACCACGAGGAAGCGAACTGAGAAGACTCGCCTGCATTCTAAATTTGCACCCAGCCGGTTTGGAGTTTGAGATGAGCACACAGACTCACATCACCTCCACtttctgggcaggaagaagacagagttGGCTGCTTTTAGTTTTATCTGTCCTGTTCCTTTCAGCCTGTATAGCAAGAAGGACTGACCCTAAGCTAACTCAGGAATCAGTATGCTCCAAGGCATTAGGAGAAGGTTTCTTAACTGAGTTCACTGGCTCTCTCTTTCTACGtaattgaggttttttttccctgtacAGAACTGCTTTGTgcctcttttgaaaaataatgagcCAAATGAGAATGTTTCGAAGCTACCTAAAACACAGCCTTTTTGGGTGGggttcgagacggtttctctgtgtagttttggtgcctgtcctggatcttgctctgtagaccaggctggccttgaactcacagagatctgcctggctctgcctcctgagtgctgggatcaaaggcgtgcgctgccTCCCGGCAAAGCCCAGCTTTTCAAATACAACTTTTTgctgtttggtttgtttataaACATGCAGCTGGTGGTTTGCTGGCATGAACCTGGTGAGGGAGTCAGGTGTGGGGGGATCACTTGTCAACGGTGTGGGCGTAGTAATAACCGATGTGAGGCTGTCTAGAGATCAGAAAGAGGAAATGTCTGAGAAGATTGTGATTACTGTTGTTCTGatattattcattatattttctgaatttatttgggTTTCCAATATAAAGCAGATCAAACTAAGGTTTAGGAAAAATAGTATCACTTAATACAAACAGACAAATGCTGACTGTCTATTGTTATTGTTACTACTTTTGAAGGATTCCAGATTAACTAAGGCCTCATGTATGACAGACAAGCATGTACTACAGCTATTCACATATATGAATAATTGCTATTTAAGGGATTATGAACAGAACGTAgcaatttttctttgttataattTCATAGTAGATATTTTCCAAGTGAGTGAGTTCCTGGGGTACTTTAAGAGAATATTGAAACATTAATGAGGTTTTTGTTATTTGTAGTAAAATCCTATCACACTATTCAGTAGCTGGGAGTAAGGGTAGCGAATTTGACTTCATACTCACTTCTGAACAGCGATGTGGTAGTCGGAGGGTCGCATTGGCAGAGGAACACGGGCACAGGTTCTGGGGACTGCCAGCCTTACCCATGGGGCCCTGGGACCTTGCTCTCATTGCTTTCTCCCTGGTCTTCAACCTGCTGTTTGCAGCTGTGAAAATCAGTGAGAACCAGGCTGGGGCTAAGGGCGTGAGTGGGGAGAGAAATAACCTGCTGTTGTGTTCAGTGCAGAGGAGGAGGGTAGTCTACAGTCTGTGCTCTCACCCGCAGAGAACAGCTGCCTGGGACAGGCTCGCACCTttgctcttgtgtgtgtgaagCGTAACACTCTAATGACCGCCCTTAGGGGAAGACTGCCCTTAGGGAAAGGTTGGCGGGCACTATTTTTGCTTACCTTTTCATCCATTATTTCACTGTGGCTCCCCTGCCTGTTCTAATCATTCGCTCTTTGAAGGAGGAGATCTTGTGGTCTGTGTTGCCACAGAGGCCCAGTGTGGACTCCAGATACTAAAATGGTGCATTATGAAAACCAgagtgaaaattttaa includes the following:
- the LOC114691806 gene encoding bifunctional hemolysin/adenylate cyclase-like is translated as MTGDREQDTMMGDRGQDTMMGDRGQDTMTGDREQDTMTGDREQDTMTGDRGQDTMTGDREQDTMTGDGEQDTMTGDRGQDTMMGDREQDTMTGDREQDTMTGDREQDTMTGDRGQDTMTGDREQDTMMGDRGQDTMMGDREQDTMTSDRGQDTVTGDREQDTMTGDGEQDTMSGDRGQDTMTGDREQDTMTGDRGQDTMTGDREQDTMTGDREQDTVIGDRGQDTVIGDRGQDTMTGDREQDTMTGDREQDTMTGDREQDTMTGDRGQDTMTGDREQDTMTGDREQDTVTGDREQDTMTGDREQDTVTGDREQDTMTGDREQDTMMGDREQDTMTGDRGQDTMMGDREQDTMTGDRGQDTVTGDREQDTMIGDKEQDTMTGDRTGHHDR